One segment of Comamonas thiooxydans DNA contains the following:
- a CDS encoding SAM-dependent methyltransferase: MGKTDKKQSLQKPAKAGAPDIAEQLGLKPGQSLELLKALHILTREGKLNQDSRRKLKQVYHLYQFIEPLLTELSKDGHTVTLADHGAGKSYLGFILYDLYFKALAQGRIFGIETRAPLVEASQKLAAELGFERMEFLNMSVAESTRADFMPSQFDVVTALHACDTATDDAIAFGLEKQARAMVLVPCCQAEVAACLRQTKAMSLARTPLAELWRHPIHTREMGSQITNVLRCLYLEACGYQVTVTELVGWEHSMKNELIVARYTGQKKRSAAQRLRQLLAEFGLEGLAGVRYPHLPETSAV; this comes from the coding sequence ATGGGCAAGACCGATAAGAAGCAGAGCCTGCAAAAGCCCGCCAAAGCAGGGGCACCTGATATCGCCGAGCAACTGGGGCTCAAGCCCGGCCAGAGCCTTGAGCTGCTCAAGGCCCTGCATATTCTGACGCGCGAGGGAAAGCTCAACCAGGATTCGCGCCGCAAACTCAAGCAGGTCTATCACCTCTATCAGTTCATCGAGCCTTTGCTGACAGAGCTGTCCAAGGATGGGCATACCGTGACATTGGCTGACCATGGTGCGGGCAAGTCCTATCTGGGGTTCATTCTTTACGACCTGTATTTCAAGGCCTTGGCTCAGGGCCGGATTTTCGGTATCGAGACGCGTGCACCGCTGGTAGAGGCGTCTCAGAAGCTGGCGGCTGAACTTGGCTTCGAGCGCATGGAGTTTCTCAATATGTCGGTGGCCGAGTCCACGCGAGCAGACTTCATGCCTTCGCAGTTCGATGTGGTCACGGCCTTGCACGCCTGCGACACGGCGACCGATGATGCGATAGCCTTCGGGCTGGAAAAGCAGGCCAGGGCCATGGTGCTGGTGCCTTGCTGCCAGGCCGAGGTGGCGGCATGCCTGCGCCAGACCAAGGCCATGAGCCTGGCGCGCACTCCGCTGGCCGAGTTGTGGCGTCACCCGATCCACACGCGCGAGATGGGAAGTCAGATTACCAATGTGCTGCGCTGTCTGTACCTGGAGGCTTGCGGCTACCAGGTCACGGTCACCGAGCTGGTGGGCTGGGAACACAGCATGAAAAACGAATTGATCGTGGCCCGGTACACGGGGCAGAAAAAGCGCAGTGCGGCGCAACGCCTGCGTCAGCTGCTCGCCGAGTTTGGACTGGAAGGCCTGGCTGGCGTGCGCTATCCCCATTTGCCGGAAACCAGCGCGGTCTGA
- the pgi gene encoding glucose-6-phosphate isomerase — MTPLCHELPAWQALQTHYRSQIQHLDLRQAFAQDPQRLDALSMQAPHVFADLSKNLWTSETEALLRQLAAESQLARKRDAMLAGAAINTSEHRSAMHWLLRTPADGGQLAQSSVLRSWPQDMHSALREVHDTLDSMLALADQIRSSKQITDIVNIGIGGSHLGPEVVVNALEDWIDQDKNFHFVSNVDGHELGHVLRRVKPESTLFLIASKSFTTAETMLNARSARQWFLDHGGSADPQAPCSIDRHFVALTTNTQAAAEFGIQRTLGFWDWVGGRFSLWSAIGLPIAIAIGSEQFRALLNGAHAMDAHFFTAPMENNLPVRLGLLDVWYRNFCHFSSRCIAPYSHGLRRLTAYLQQLEMESNGKSTNKNGTRLSAPTAPVIWGEPGTNGQHAFFQMLHQGRDVIPVEFIALRDGGKYLGEHHQSLVVNAIAQAQALMVGRCGEGLEKDCPGNRPSSFLMLERLDPASLGALIALYEHRIFVSGAIWDINSFDQWGVELGKKLAKQLHSRQNHNDWAGVDASTQELMKRLMEGH; from the coding sequence TTGACGCCTCTTTGTCACGAGCTGCCTGCCTGGCAGGCTTTGCAAACCCATTACCGGTCGCAGATCCAGCATCTGGATTTGCGCCAGGCTTTTGCACAAGACCCACAACGTCTTGATGCCCTGAGCATGCAGGCACCGCATGTCTTCGCCGATCTGTCGAAGAACCTCTGGACTAGCGAGACCGAGGCCTTACTGAGACAGCTTGCGGCCGAGAGCCAGCTCGCTCGCAAACGCGATGCCATGCTGGCCGGCGCAGCCATCAATACCAGCGAGCATCGCAGCGCGATGCACTGGCTGCTGCGCACTCCTGCAGACGGCGGGCAGCTCGCCCAGTCCTCCGTGCTTCGGTCCTGGCCCCAGGACATGCATTCGGCGCTGCGTGAAGTTCACGACACACTGGATAGCATGCTCGCCCTGGCCGATCAGATCAGGAGCAGCAAGCAGATCACCGATATCGTCAATATCGGCATCGGCGGCTCGCACCTGGGTCCGGAAGTCGTGGTCAATGCCCTTGAGGACTGGATAGACCAGGACAAGAACTTTCACTTTGTATCCAACGTGGACGGTCACGAGTTGGGACATGTGCTGCGCCGGGTCAAACCGGAAAGCACGCTGTTTCTGATTGCCTCCAAATCCTTCACCACGGCCGAGACCATGCTGAATGCTCGCTCGGCCAGGCAGTGGTTTCTCGATCATGGGGGCAGCGCAGATCCGCAGGCCCCATGCTCGATCGACCGCCACTTCGTGGCCCTCACCACCAATACACAGGCGGCTGCAGAGTTCGGCATACAGCGCACGCTTGGCTTCTGGGACTGGGTGGGTGGACGCTTTTCGCTGTGGTCCGCCATCGGCTTGCCTATCGCCATCGCCATAGGTTCAGAACAGTTCAGGGCTCTGCTGAACGGCGCTCATGCGATGGACGCCCACTTTTTCACGGCGCCCATGGAGAACAATCTCCCTGTGCGCCTGGGCCTGCTGGACGTCTGGTATCGCAATTTCTGCCACTTCTCCAGCCGCTGCATCGCCCCATACAGCCATGGCCTGCGCCGCCTGACGGCCTATCTGCAGCAGCTGGAGATGGAGAGCAATGGCAAAAGCACCAACAAGAATGGCACTCGGCTCTCAGCTCCCACGGCACCGGTGATCTGGGGCGAGCCCGGCACCAATGGGCAGCATGCTTTTTTCCAGATGCTGCATCAGGGACGCGATGTCATACCGGTCGAATTCATCGCCCTGCGCGACGGAGGCAAATACCTGGGCGAGCACCATCAAAGCCTGGTGGTCAACGCGATTGCCCAGGCCCAGGCGCTGATGGTGGGGCGCTGTGGAGAAGGTCTGGAGAAAGACTGCCCCGGCAATCGCCCAAGCAGTTTCTTGATGCTTGAAAGACTGGATCCAGCCTCTTTGGGCGCCTTGATTGCGCTGTATGAACATCGCATTTTTGTCTCTGGCGCCATCTGGGACATCAACAGCTTCGACCAGTGGGGTGTGGAACTGGGCAAGAAGCTGGCAAAGCAGCTGCATTCCCGCCAGAACCACAATGACTGGGCAGGAGTGGATGCGTCAACGCAGGAGCTGATGAAGCGCCTGATGGAAGGTCACTGA
- the tal gene encoding transaldolase yields the protein MNQLEALKQFTTVVADTGDFHQLAQFQPQDATTNPSLILKAVQKTEYAPLMRATVAQFKDRGLDEIMDRTLVRFGCEILSTIPGRVSTEVDARLSFDTVATVTRAERLIELYQAAGIHTERVLIKIAATWEGIEAARILEQRGIHTNLTLLFSFCQAVACGQAKVQLISPFVGRIYDWYKKQAGTQWDEAAMAGANDPGVRSVQKIYDYYKHFDVSTEVMGASFRNTGQILALAGCDLLTIAPELLAQLRTQQDDVMPLARALDPNKARAQPQERVLYDQASFRFALNEDAMATEKLAEGIRAFTADTLKLEALMQQAAAD from the coding sequence ATGAATCAGTTGGAGGCGCTCAAGCAATTCACGACCGTGGTCGCGGACACCGGTGATTTTCATCAATTGGCGCAGTTTCAACCGCAAGATGCCACCACCAATCCATCCCTGATTCTCAAAGCGGTTCAAAAGACCGAATATGCGCCGCTGATGCGCGCCACCGTGGCGCAATTCAAAGACAGAGGGCTGGACGAAATCATGGACCGGACGCTGGTGCGCTTCGGCTGCGAGATTCTGAGCACCATACCTGGTCGTGTCTCCACCGAGGTTGATGCCCGCCTGTCTTTCGACACCGTGGCCACGGTCACGCGCGCCGAGCGACTGATCGAGCTGTATCAGGCCGCCGGCATCCACACCGAGCGCGTGCTCATCAAGATCGCCGCCACCTGGGAAGGAATTGAAGCGGCTCGCATTCTCGAGCAGCGCGGCATTCACACCAATCTGACGCTGCTGTTCTCCTTCTGCCAGGCGGTTGCCTGCGGCCAGGCCAAGGTCCAGCTGATCTCGCCCTTTGTGGGCCGCATCTACGACTGGTACAAGAAACAAGCCGGCACGCAATGGGATGAGGCCGCCATGGCCGGCGCCAATGATCCAGGCGTGCGCTCCGTACAGAAAATCTACGACTATTACAAGCACTTCGATGTTTCCACCGAGGTCATGGGTGCAAGCTTTCGTAATACCGGCCAGATTCTGGCTCTGGCGGGCTGCGATCTGCTTACCATTGCACCTGAGCTGCTGGCTCAGCTCCGCACACAGCAGGACGACGTCATGCCTTTGGCCCGCGCCCTGGACCCGAACAAGGCCAGAGCCCAGCCGCAGGAACGCGTTCTGTATGACCAGGCCTCGTTTCGCTTTGCGCTGAACGAAGATGCCATGGCCACCGAAAAGCTGGCCGAGGGCATTCGCGCTTTCACCGCAGACACCCTGAAGCTGGAAGCATTGATGCAGCAAGCGGCTGCAGATTGA
- a CDS encoding SIS domain-containing protein yields the protein MLDRITASLPSLAPAEQRVARLVLADPRAFAHLPVRELAVRAHVSKPTVVRFCRSMGYDGLADFKLKLAGSVSEGVPFIHRSVDSDDKTSDVMVKVVDNAVAAFLQYRNAASTAAIEQAAQAIAATWQTGKRIEFYGAGNSGIVALDAQHKFFRLGVTSLATSDGHMQVMSATLLGPGDCVVIISNSGRTRDLMDAADIARKNGATTIAITASGSPLASACQVHLAADHPEGYDRYSPMVSRLLHLLIIDVLATCVALRIGPALQPALEQMKNNLRAKRYT from the coding sequence ATGCTTGATCGGATTACTGCCTCCCTTCCGTCCCTGGCGCCTGCAGAGCAGCGTGTTGCACGCCTGGTACTGGCCGATCCACGGGCCTTCGCGCATCTGCCGGTGCGAGAGCTGGCAGTGCGGGCACATGTCAGCAAACCCACGGTGGTGCGCTTTTGCCGCAGCATGGGCTATGACGGCCTGGCGGACTTCAAGCTCAAGCTCGCGGGCAGCGTCAGCGAAGGCGTGCCCTTCATCCATCGCAGTGTGGACAGCGATGACAAGACCAGCGATGTCATGGTCAAGGTGGTGGACAACGCGGTTGCCGCTTTTCTGCAGTACCGCAATGCAGCCAGCACGGCGGCCATAGAGCAGGCTGCGCAGGCGATTGCAGCGACCTGGCAGACGGGCAAGCGCATCGAGTTTTACGGCGCCGGGAACTCGGGCATCGTGGCGCTGGATGCCCAGCACAAGTTTTTCCGCCTCGGTGTGACCAGTCTGGCCACCAGCGATGGCCATATGCAGGTCATGAGCGCCACCTTGCTGGGGCCGGGCGATTGCGTGGTCATCATCTCGAACTCCGGGCGCACGCGAGATCTGATGGATGCGGCGGATATCGCCCGCAAGAACGGGGCCACCACGATAGCCATCACGGCCAGCGGCTCCCCTTTGGCCTCGGCTTGCCAGGTGCACCTGGCGGCCGATCATCCCGAAGGGTACGACCGCTACAGCCCCATGGTCTCGCGGCTGCTGCACCTGCTCATCATTGATGTGCTGGCGACCTGTGTGGCTTTGCGCATCGGGCCGGCACTTCAGCCGGCGCTGGAGCAGATGAAGAACAATCTGCGCGCCAAGCGCTATACCTGA
- a CDS encoding SDR family oxidoreductase, with amino-acid sequence MSSQSASLTDRPRVLITGGGAGIGAAAAERCRADGYEPIIIDRVVDHVPGGIQADLSDVEDTARALRQALETGPITRLINNVGVVVPNDAASQTLAEFDLAVSLNLRCAFQCMQALLPGMKQAGFGRIVNMSSRAALGKDLRTAYAATKAGLIGMTRVWALELGQWGITANAIGPGPIRTELFDKANPPDAPRTQKIIASVPVKRVGTPEDVAHAVSYMLDERSGFVTGQVLYVCGGMTVGVASV; translated from the coding sequence ATGTCTTCCCAGAGCGCCTCCCTTACTGACCGCCCTCGCGTGTTGATCACCGGTGGCGGAGCCGGCATCGGCGCCGCCGCTGCCGAGCGCTGCCGCGCCGACGGCTACGAGCCCATCATCATCGACCGTGTGGTCGATCACGTTCCCGGCGGCATACAGGCCGACCTCAGCGATGTCGAGGACACGGCCCGCGCCCTGCGTCAGGCTCTGGAAACAGGCCCCATCACGCGCCTGATCAACAACGTGGGCGTGGTCGTCCCCAACGACGCCGCCTCGCAGACCCTGGCCGAGTTCGACCTGGCCGTCTCGCTGAACCTGCGCTGCGCCTTCCAGTGCATGCAGGCCCTGCTGCCCGGCATGAAGCAAGCGGGGTTCGGGCGCATCGTCAATATGTCCTCGCGTGCCGCGCTGGGCAAGGACTTGCGCACAGCCTATGCGGCCACCAAGGCCGGTCTGATCGGCATGACCCGCGTCTGGGCGCTGGAGCTGGGCCAATGGGGCATCACGGCCAACGCCATCGGCCCCGGCCCGATACGCACCGAGCTGTTCGACAAGGCCAATCCGCCCGACGCTCCGCGCACGCAGAAGATCATCGCTTCCGTACCCGTCAAGCGGGTGGGCACTCCCGAGGATGTGGCCCATGCCGTGTCCTACATGCTCGACGAGCGCAGTGGCTTTGTGACCGGGCAGGTGCTCTATGTCTGCGGCGGCATGACCGTGGGCGTCGCCTCGGTGTAA
- a CDS encoding tripartite tricarboxylate transporter substrate binding protein, which produces MSNSLSLSRRRSLQTLAASALFALGAAPSMAQTPYPSKPITMIVPFSAGGTTDILARVVGQALSTELGQSIIIDNRPGAGGNIGGQAAARAAGDGYTLFMGTVGTHAINEALYKKMPFDPVKDFAPLTRVANVPNLLVAHPSQPFKTVKEMMAYAKANPGKLNFGSSGSGSSIHLSGELFKSMTHLDMVHVPYKGSAPAITDLLGNQIAIMFDNMPSAIQHVRSGKLRPIAVTTAKRSPELPDVPTVAEAGVPGYEATSWFGLFVPVKTPADIQQKLHAAIAKVLKDPAVIKKINDQGGEVVIDTQEGFAKFIDAEAKKWGKVVKDSGASV; this is translated from the coding sequence ATGTCCAATTCCCTTTCCCTGTCTCGCCGCCGCAGCCTGCAGACCCTGGCAGCAAGCGCCCTGTTCGCTCTGGGCGCTGCTCCCTCCATGGCCCAGACGCCCTATCCCAGCAAGCCCATCACCATGATCGTGCCCTTCTCGGCCGGCGGCACGACCGACATCCTGGCGCGCGTGGTGGGTCAGGCTCTGAGCACCGAACTGGGCCAGAGCATCATCATCGACAACCGTCCCGGCGCGGGCGGCAATATCGGCGGCCAGGCGGCCGCACGGGCGGCCGGTGACGGCTACACCCTGTTCATGGGAACGGTGGGCACGCACGCCATCAACGAAGCCCTGTACAAGAAGATGCCTTTCGATCCGGTCAAGGACTTTGCTCCGCTGACCCGCGTCGCCAATGTGCCCAATCTGCTGGTGGCCCACCCCAGCCAGCCCTTCAAGACCGTCAAGGAAATGATGGCCTACGCCAAGGCCAATCCCGGCAAGCTGAATTTCGGCTCCTCGGGCTCGGGCAGCTCCATTCACCTGTCGGGCGAGCTGTTCAAGTCCATGACCCATCTGGACATGGTGCATGTGCCCTACAAGGGCAGCGCGCCGGCCATCACCGATCTGCTGGGCAACCAGATCGCCATCATGTTCGACAACATGCCCTCGGCCATCCAGCATGTGCGCTCGGGCAAGCTGCGCCCCATCGCCGTGACCACGGCCAAGCGCTCGCCCGAGCTGCCCGATGTGCCCACGGTGGCCGAAGCCGGCGTGCCCGGCTATGAAGCCACTTCCTGGTTCGGTCTCTTCGTGCCTGTCAAGACACCGGCCGACATCCAGCAAAAGCTGCATGCCGCCATTGCCAAGGTGCTCAAAGATCCCGCCGTGATCAAGAAGATCAACGACCAGGGCGGCGAAGTCGTGATCGACACCCAGGAAGGCTTTGCCAAGTTCATCGACGCCGAAGCCAAGAAGTGGGGCAAGGTCGTCAAGGACTCCGGCGCCAGCGTCTGA
- the pcaF gene encoding 3-oxoadipyl-CoA thiolase: MSNQNQAFICDAIRTPFGRYGGALSSVRTDDLGALPIKALMQRNPDVDWTAVADVLYGCANQAGEDNRNVARMSSLLAGLPIDVPGATINRLCGSGLDAVGTAARAIKSSEARLMIAGGVESMSRAPFVMPKAESAFSRSNAVYDTTIGWRFVNKLMKAQYGVDSMPETAENVADDFGIEREAQDRMALASQEKAAAAIAAGHLAREIVPVSIAQKKGDPIVVSQDEHPRATTIEALARLKGVVRPDGTVTAGNASGVNDGACALLLANEEAAKQYGLVPRARVVGMAVAGVAPRIMGFGPAPAVRKVLAQTGLTLEQMDVIELNEAFAAQGLAVLRDLGIADDDRRVNQWGGAIALGHPLGASGARLATTAVNQLHALGGRYALCTMCIGVGQGIAVVLERV, translated from the coding sequence ATGAGCAACCAGAACCAAGCCTTTATCTGCGACGCCATCCGCACCCCCTTCGGTCGCTACGGCGGCGCGCTGTCCAGCGTGCGCACCGATGATCTGGGCGCCCTGCCCATCAAGGCGCTGATGCAGCGCAACCCCGACGTGGACTGGACCGCCGTGGCCGATGTGCTCTACGGCTGCGCCAACCAAGCCGGCGAGGACAACCGCAACGTGGCGCGCATGTCGTCGCTGCTGGCCGGCCTGCCGATCGATGTACCGGGCGCCACCATCAACCGCCTGTGCGGCTCGGGCCTGGACGCTGTCGGCACGGCCGCGCGTGCCATCAAGTCCAGTGAAGCACGCCTGATGATCGCCGGCGGCGTGGAGAGCATGAGCCGCGCGCCCTTCGTCATGCCCAAGGCCGAGTCCGCCTTCAGCCGCAGCAATGCCGTCTACGACACCACCATCGGCTGGCGCTTTGTCAACAAGCTGATGAAAGCCCAGTACGGCGTGGACTCCATGCCCGAGACCGCCGAAAACGTGGCCGACGACTTCGGGATCGAACGCGAAGCCCAGGACCGCATGGCCCTGGCCAGCCAGGAAAAGGCCGCGGCCGCGATTGCCGCCGGCCATCTGGCACGCGAGATCGTGCCCGTCTCCATCGCCCAGAAAAAGGGCGACCCCATCGTCGTCAGCCAGGATGAGCACCCCCGCGCCACCACCATCGAGGCCCTGGCCAGACTCAAGGGCGTGGTACGCCCTGACGGCACGGTCACGGCCGGCAACGCCAGCGGCGTCAACGACGGTGCCTGCGCCCTGCTGCTGGCCAACGAGGAAGCCGCCAAGCAGTACGGCCTGGTGCCGCGTGCCCGTGTGGTCGGCATGGCCGTGGCCGGCGTCGCGCCGCGCATCATGGGCTTTGGTCCGGCTCCCGCCGTGCGCAAGGTGCTGGCCCAGACCGGGCTGACTCTTGAGCAGATGGATGTCATCGAGCTCAACGAAGCCTTTGCCGCACAAGGCCTGGCCGTGCTGCGCGATCTGGGCATTGCCGACGACGACCGCCGCGTCAACCAGTGGGGCGGTGCCATCGCCCTGGGCCATCCCCTGGGTGCGTCGGGCGCTCGTCTTGCCACCACGGCCGTGAACCAGCTGCATGCCCTGGGTGGCCGCTATGCGCTGTGCACCATGTGCATCGGCGTGGGCCAGGGCATTGCCGTGGTGCTCGAACGCGTCTGA
- a CDS encoding 3-oxoacid CoA-transferase subunit B, whose product MSYQKRSKDELALRVAQDIHDGAYVNLGIGQPTLVANHIPAGREIVLQSENGILGMGPAPAAGSEDYDLTNAGKQPVTLLPGGSYFHHADSFAMMRGGHLDICVLGAFQVSATGDLANWSTGEPGAIPAVGGAMDLAIGAKQTWVMMDLLTKKGESKVVAQCSYPLTGLGCVKRIYTDLCTLACCPEGLRLIDKVEGLEHAELERIVGLPIAA is encoded by the coding sequence GTGAGCTATCAAAAACGAAGCAAGGACGAACTGGCCCTGCGCGTGGCCCAGGACATTCATGACGGTGCCTATGTGAATCTGGGCATAGGTCAGCCTACCCTGGTGGCCAACCACATTCCCGCAGGACGCGAAATCGTGCTGCAAAGCGAAAACGGCATTCTGGGCATGGGCCCGGCACCAGCGGCCGGCTCCGAAGACTACGACCTGACCAATGCCGGCAAGCAGCCCGTGACCCTGCTGCCCGGCGGCAGCTATTTCCACCACGCCGACAGCTTCGCCATGATGCGCGGCGGCCACCTGGACATCTGCGTGCTCGGAGCCTTCCAGGTTTCGGCCACGGGCGATCTGGCCAACTGGAGCACAGGCGAGCCCGGCGCCATTCCCGCCGTGGGCGGAGCCATGGACCTGGCCATTGGTGCCAAGCAGACCTGGGTGATGATGGATCTGCTCACCAAAAAGGGCGAGAGCAAGGTCGTGGCCCAGTGCAGCTACCCGCTGACCGGCCTGGGCTGCGTCAAACGCATCTACACCGATCTGTGCACCCTGGCCTGCTGCCCCGAGGGGCTGCGCCTGATCGACAAGGTCGAAGGCCTGGAGCACGCCGAGCTCGAACGCATCGTGGGCCTGCCCATCGCGGCCTGA
- a CDS encoding 3-oxoacid CoA-transferase subunit A, whose protein sequence is MINKIADSVAQALSGIQDGSTVLIGGFGTSGIPGELIDGLIAQGARELTVVNNNAGNGDTGLAALLKTGQVRKIICSFPRQVDSWVFDELYRSGKIELELVAQGNLAERMRAAAAGIGAFFCPTAYGTELAKGKETREINGKHYVLEHPIHGDVALIKAEKGDRWGNLTYRMSARNFGPVMASAARFTVATVHEIVELGQLDPESVVTPGIYVSQVVKIERVATQAGGFKKAA, encoded by the coding sequence ATGATCAACAAGATCGCCGACTCGGTCGCTCAGGCCCTGTCCGGCATTCAAGACGGCTCCACCGTGCTCATTGGCGGCTTCGGCACCTCGGGCATTCCCGGCGAGCTGATCGACGGCCTGATCGCCCAGGGTGCACGCGAGCTCACCGTGGTCAACAACAATGCCGGCAATGGCGACACCGGCCTGGCCGCCCTGCTCAAGACCGGCCAGGTGCGCAAGATCATCTGCAGCTTCCCGCGCCAGGTGGACAGCTGGGTCTTCGACGAGCTGTACCGCAGCGGCAAGATCGAGCTCGAACTGGTGGCCCAGGGCAATCTGGCCGAACGCATGCGCGCAGCCGCTGCAGGCATAGGCGCTTTCTTCTGCCCCACGGCCTACGGCACCGAACTCGCAAAAGGCAAGGAAACGCGCGAGATCAACGGCAAGCACTATGTGCTGGAGCACCCCATCCATGGCGATGTGGCCCTGATCAAGGCCGAAAAAGGCGACCGCTGGGGCAACCTGACCTACCGCATGTCGGCGCGCAACTTCGGCCCCGTGATGGCTTCGGCCGCCAGGTTCACCGTGGCCACCGTGCATGAGATCGTGGAACTCGGCCAGCTTGATCCCGAATCCGTGGTCACCCCAGGCATCTATGTGAGCCAGGTGGTGAAGATCGAGCGCGTGGCCACCCAGGCCGGCGGCTTCAAGAAGGCGGCCTGA
- a CDS encoding IclR family transcriptional regulator C-terminal domain-containing protein, protein METVKTTSGKTPVEGEAAPLKPGDSYVQSFARGLEVIRSFSARAPEQTLSEVAAATGLTRAGARRILLTLQTLGYVRSDGKHYALTPRILDLGFAYLSSTPLWNLAEPAMEALVDEVKESCSAAVLEGLDVVYVLRVHTHKIMSTNLGVGSRLPAFWTSMGRVLLAALPPDELRALMARREQRAFTRHTLNGDDELYAEIARVREQGWALLNQELEEGLISIAAPIRNARGQTVAALNISGQANRTSEQMMRERLLPQLLAATRHISQLLSASGRMHL, encoded by the coding sequence ATGGAGACTGTAAAAACCACATCAGGGAAAACCCCTGTCGAGGGCGAGGCGGCCCCGCTCAAGCCCGGTGACAGCTATGTGCAGTCCTTTGCGCGGGGGCTGGAAGTCATACGTTCGTTCAGCGCCAGGGCGCCGGAACAGACGCTCAGCGAGGTGGCTGCCGCCACGGGTCTGACGCGTGCCGGTGCAAGGCGCATCCTGCTGACGCTGCAGACGCTGGGCTATGTACGCAGCGATGGCAAGCACTACGCGCTCACGCCGCGCATCCTGGATCTGGGCTTTGCCTATCTGAGCTCCACGCCGCTGTGGAATCTGGCCGAGCCGGCCATGGAGGCGTTGGTGGACGAGGTCAAGGAGTCGTGCTCGGCTGCCGTTCTTGAAGGTCTGGATGTGGTCTATGTGCTGCGCGTGCACACGCACAAGATCATGAGCACCAATCTGGGCGTGGGCTCGCGACTGCCTGCCTTCTGGACATCCATGGGCCGGGTGCTGCTGGCGGCGCTGCCCCCCGATGAGCTGCGGGCGCTGATGGCCCGGCGCGAGCAGCGTGCCTTCACGCGCCACACGCTGAACGGCGACGACGAGCTGTATGCCGAGATCGCCCGCGTGCGCGAGCAGGGCTGGGCCCTGCTCAACCAGGAGCTGGAGGAGGGCCTGATCTCGATTGCCGCCCCCATACGCAATGCGCGCGGCCAGACGGTGGCGGCGCTCAATATCAGTGGCCAGGCCAACCGCACCAGCGAGCAGATGATGCGCGAGCGGCTGCTGCCTCAACTGCTGGCCGCCACGCGCCACATCAGCCAGTTGCTGAGTGCTTCGGGTCGCATGCATCTGTGA
- a CDS encoding transposase: protein MARLPRLTLANMPHHIIQRGNNSGEIFVDAQDRLVMLDLMREMARRFEVDVHAYVLMPNHFHLLLTPRTEQGVPQFMQAVGRSYVRYFNNRHGRTGTLWEGRYRCTVLQAEQWLMATMVSMDLNPVRDGLVQRAVDWPWSSYAHNAGLQSDALISPHALFWALGNTPFARDAAYVRAVEAGLDADTQAQISHAALRGWALGEPDFIENLQQKTERRVKRQKAGRPAARTASVHED, encoded by the coding sequence ATGGCCCGTCTTCCCCGTCTCACGCTGGCAAACATGCCGCACCACATCATCCAGCGTGGCAACAACAGCGGCGAGATCTTTGTGGACGCGCAGGACCGCCTGGTCATGCTGGATCTGATGCGGGAGATGGCGCGGCGCTTCGAGGTCGATGTGCATGCCTATGTGCTCATGCCCAATCACTTCCATCTGCTGCTGACGCCCAGGACGGAGCAGGGCGTGCCCCAGTTCATGCAGGCCGTGGGGCGCAGCTATGTGCGTTACTTCAACAACCGGCATGGACGTACCGGTACCTTGTGGGAGGGGCGCTACCGATGCACCGTGCTGCAGGCCGAGCAATGGCTGATGGCCACCATGGTCTCCATGGATCTGAATCCCGTGCGTGACGGGCTGGTGCAGCGCGCGGTGGACTGGCCCTGGTCCAGCTATGCGCACAACGCAGGCCTGCAAAGCGATGCGCTCATCAGCCCGCATGCGCTTTTCTGGGCCCTGGGCAACACGCCGTTTGCCAGAGATGCTGCTTATGTCAGGGCCGTGGAGGCCGGTCTGGATGCCGATACCCAGGCGCAGATCAGCCATGCCGCACTGCGTGGCTGGGCTCTGGGCGAGCCCGATTTCATTGAAAATTTGCAACAAAAAACCGAGAGGCGCGTGAAGCGGCAGAAGGCAGGCAGGCCTGCGGCACGCACAGCTTCGGTGCACGAGGACTAG